From Apium graveolens cultivar Ventura chromosome 9, ASM990537v1, whole genome shotgun sequence, the proteins below share one genomic window:
- the LOC141686370 gene encoding putative mitochondrial protein AtMg00820, producing MDAEMKSIEKNSTWYLTELPAGAKKIGVKWVFKTKFNENGEVEKYKAHLVAKGYAQEYEIDYEEVYPPVSRMDTVQMLLALAEQRGWTVYQLDVKSSFLH from the coding sequence ATGGATGCAGAGATGAAATCAATCGAGAAAAACAGTACATGGTATTTGACCGAATTACCAGCAGGTGCAAAGAAGATCGGGGTTAAATGGGTATTTAAGACAAAGTTCAATGAAAACGGCGAGGTTGAAAAATATAAAGCTCACTTAGTTGCAAAGGGGTATGCGCAAGAGTACGAAatcgattatgaagaagtttatCCACCCGTGTCACGCATGGATACTGTTCAGATGCTTCTTGCTTTGGCTGAACAAAGAGGGTGGACTGTTTACCAGCTTGACGTTAAATCATCTTTTCTTCATTGA
- the LOC141686371 gene encoding berberine bridge enzyme-like 8, giving the protein MALNYPIMLFSSLIVLSLPAARAQISASIFNDFLQCLHNNSLPSEPISQAIYTPRNTSYINVLDTYARNLRFMTPKTAKPLAIIAAMHESHVRAAIMCSNQTNLLLRIRCGGHDYEALSYTANVPFVILDMFNLRSIDINLQDDTAWVEGGVLLGELYYRIAEKSATRAFPAGVCPTVGVSGHFSGGGYGNLIRKYGLSVDNIVDAKIMGLDGIVKDRKAMGEDLFWAIRGGGGASFGVILAWKLKLVEIPEIVTVLTVNRTLEQGALDIVYKWQTVVTTLPDDVFLRLELWPNNGFTKTIKATFVGMFLGQTEALLEIMNKQFPELGLTQNDCTEMKWIESILYWDAIPRGTELEVLLEREWHNKPYLKSKSDFVKKVISKQRLQQIFDQLMQVGDVIMQWNPYGGRMDKISESAVPLPQRAGYLFKIQYLTYWTQDGNADGKIQISRQFYEFMGPYVTSSPREAFINYRDLDIGQNPYCNASYAQAKAYDVRYFNGNFERLVKIKTAVDPTNFFRNEQSIPTLSRSTLH; this is encoded by the coding sequence ATGGCTTTGAACTATCCTATCATGCTATTTTCTAGTCTTATTGTCCTTTCTCTCCCAGCCGCACGGGCACAAATTTCAGCCTCAATTTTCAATGATTTTCTTCAATGTCTCCACAACAATTCTCTACCTTCTGAACCAATATCTCAAGCCATATACACTCCTCGAAACACATCTTATATTAATGTACTAGATACTTATGCCCGAAACCTCAGATTCATGACACCAAAAACTGCTAAGCCTCTAGCTATAATTGCTGCCATGCATGAATCCCATGTTCGAGCAGCCATTATGTGTAGTAATCAAACCAATCTGCTATTGAGGATACGGTGCGGCGGCCATGATTACGAGGCTCTCTCGTATACTGCCAATGTTCCGTTTGTTATCCTAGACATGTTTAATCTTCGATCCATTGATATAAATTTACAAGATGACACTGCTTGGGTGGAAGGTGGAGTTCTTCTTGGAGAATTGTACTATCGGATCGCGGAGAAGAGTGCAACACGTGCTTTTCCAGCAGGGGTTTGTCCTACGGTGGGCGTGAGTGGGCACTTTAGTGGTGGTGGCTATGGCAACTTGATTCGGAAATATGGCTTATCGGTTGATAACATTGTTGATGCCAAAATAATGGGGCTTGATGGGATAGTTAAAGATCGGAAAGCCATGGGAGAAGATCTTTTTTGGGCTATTCGAGGAGGAGGTGGTGCTAGCTTTGGAGTTATTTTGGCTTGGAAGCTCAAATTAGTTGAGATTCCGGAGATTGTCACTGTCTTGACAGTTAACAGGACATTGGAACAAGGCGCGTTAGATATTGTTTATAAATGGCAAACTGTTGTTACAACACTCCCTGATGATGTCTTCTTAAGGCTGGAGCTCTGGCCAAATAATGGATTTACGAAGACAATCAAGGCAACATTTGTTGGCATGTTTCTTGGACAAACAGAGGCTCTTCTTGAAATAATGAACAAACAATTCCCTGAACTCGGATTGACTCAAAATGATTGTACCGAAATGAAATGGATCGAGTCCATACTCTACTGGGATGCTATTCCACGAGGAACGGAATTAGAAGTCCTGCTTGAGCGGGAATGGCACAATAAACCATACTTGAAATCGAAATCAGATTTTGTGAAAAAAGTTATATCGAAACAAAGACTGCAACAAATTTTCGACCAGCTGATGCAAGTGGGAGATGTAATCATGCAGTGGAATCCTTACGGAGGACGAATGGATAAAATTTCTGAATCCGCAGTGCCATTGCCACAGAGGGCTGGATATTTGTTCAAAATCCAGTATTTGACATACTGGACTCAAGATGGAAATGCAGATGGAAAAATACAAATATCCAGACAGTTTTATGAATTCATGGGTCCATATGTGACAAGCTCTCCAAGGGAAGCATTTATCAACTACAGAGATCTTGACATTGGCCAGAATCCATATTGCAATGCAAGCTACGCACAAGCAAAAGCTTATGATGTCAGATATTTTAATGGGAATTTTGAGAGATTAGTGAAGATCAAAACTGCAGTTGATCCTACTAATTTCTTTAGAAATGAACAAAGTATTCCTACTCTTTCCCGGAGTACTTTGCACTGA